A region from the Luteolibacter flavescens genome encodes:
- the cas7c gene encoding type I-C CRISPR-associated protein Cas7/Csd2 produces the protein MNHRYDFVFLFDARDANPNGDPDAGNLPRIDVESGQGLVTDVCLKRKIRNFVAMTGGGADGRRIYFTEGAVHNLQHKEAHAAVKIPPAEAKAPKEGKKDKATEWMQKTYYDVRTFGAVMSTEINCGQVRGPVQISFARSIDPIVSSEHAITRTSVTNEKDAEKERTMGRKFTIPYGLYRVHGFVNPFLAKQTGFSDEDLELLFQSLENAFQFDQSAARPAGSMNPRALIIFKHDNGLGKAPSHKLFDAISIRKKDGIETPRSFADYEVTIDRSAIPDGIEIIERI, from the coding sequence ATGAACCATCGCTACGACTTCGTATTCCTCTTCGACGCCCGGGACGCCAATCCGAACGGCGATCCCGATGCCGGGAACCTGCCCCGCATCGACGTGGAGTCCGGCCAAGGCCTCGTCACCGATGTCTGCCTCAAGCGCAAGATCCGCAACTTTGTCGCCATGACCGGCGGCGGCGCGGACGGCAGGCGGATCTACTTCACCGAAGGAGCCGTCCACAACCTGCAGCACAAGGAAGCCCACGCCGCCGTGAAAATCCCTCCTGCGGAAGCAAAGGCTCCGAAAGAGGGAAAGAAGGACAAGGCCACGGAGTGGATGCAAAAAACTTACTACGATGTCCGTACTTTCGGCGCCGTAATGTCCACCGAGATCAATTGCGGACAGGTCCGCGGGCCGGTCCAGATCTCCTTCGCCCGCTCGATCGACCCCATCGTCTCCAGCGAGCACGCCATCACCCGCACCTCGGTGACCAATGAGAAGGATGCCGAAAAGGAGCGCACCATGGGCCGGAAATTCACCATCCCCTACGGCCTCTACAGGGTGCACGGCTTCGTGAATCCCTTCCTCGCGAAGCAGACCGGCTTCAGCGACGAGGACTTGGAACTCCTCTTCCAGTCACTGGAGAATGCCTTCCAATTCGACCAATCCGCCGCCCGCCCCGCAGGCAGCATGAATCCGCGGGCCCTGATCATCTTCAAGCACGACAACGGGCTGGGCAAGGCACCTTCCCACAAGCTCTTCGACGCTATCTCGATCCGGAAGAAGGACGGCATCGAGACACCCAGATCCT